In the genome of Telluria beijingensis, one region contains:
- a CDS encoding DUF4214 domain-containing protein, which translates to MASYSTQDHRYNLTPSEMDWAWRLDLRPVHDPELGHYYGRTASYSTYDPYAGQDDIFVFHATRGMAYTVQSGSYFDPVDLRIYDDLGREIASDDGSGDYGYDYADFVAPYTGWYYIDASWSQDYYDSYASLNVYEDRLPVYPPTNTIVGGGGHDMLYGTRSDDFVDGGAGVDTFVLEGYRDEYRVDVRNGTITVTDLLGLDGVDTLRNVERLSFEDGVYISYETTGFPAQAYRLYQAAFDRKPDEVGLGFWIGHMGEGMSLHTAANAFAGSSEFKALYGAGASSADLVRAMYANVLDRAPDAQGFAHWTNALDSKTLGVADLLVAFSESAENQLKVIGSLEAGYEFIVT; encoded by the coding sequence ATGGCCAGCTACTCCACCCAGGATCACCGGTACAACCTGACGCCGTCCGAGATGGACTGGGCCTGGCGTCTCGACCTGCGTCCGGTGCACGACCCGGAACTCGGACATTACTACGGCCGGACCGCGTCCTATAGCACGTACGACCCCTACGCCGGCCAGGACGACATCTTCGTCTTCCACGCCACCCGCGGCATGGCATATACGGTCCAGAGCGGCAGCTACTTCGACCCCGTCGATTTGCGCATCTACGACGACCTCGGCCGCGAAATCGCCAGCGACGACGGCAGCGGCGACTATGGCTACGACTACGCCGACTTTGTCGCGCCCTACACGGGCTGGTATTACATCGACGCATCCTGGAGCCAGGACTACTACGACAGCTACGCCAGTTTGAACGTGTACGAAGACCGACTGCCGGTGTACCCGCCGACCAATACCATCGTCGGCGGCGGCGGTCACGACATGCTGTATGGCACGCGCTCGGACGACTTCGTGGATGGCGGCGCCGGTGTGGATACCTTCGTGCTGGAAGGCTACCGCGACGAATACCGCGTCGACGTCCGCAACGGCACGATCACGGTCACCGACCTGCTGGGCCTGGACGGCGTGGACACCCTGCGCAACGTCGAACGGCTGTCCTTCGAGGACGGCGTCTATATTTCCTATGAAACCACGGGCTTTCCAGCCCAGGCCTACCGCCTGTACCAGGCCGCCTTCGACCGCAAGCCGGACGAGGTCGGCCTCGGCTTCTGGATCGGGCATATGGGTGAAGGGATGAGCCTGCATACGGCGGCGAATGCCTTCGCCGGCTCGTCCGAATTCAAGGCCTTGTACGGGGCCGGGGCCAGTAGTGCCGACCTCGTGAGGGCCATGTATGCGAACGTCCTCGACCGCGCGCCGGATGCGCAGGGCTTTGCCCACTGGACGAATGCCCTCGACAGCAAGACGCTGGGCGTGGCCGACCTGCTGGTCGCGTTCAGCGAAAGCGCGGAAAACCAGCTCAAGGTGATCGGGTCGCTGGAAGCCGGTTACGAATTCATCGTGACGTGA
- the glmM gene encoding phosphoglucosamine mutase, with protein MARKYFGTDGIRGLVGTAPITPDFVMRLGYAAGTVLAKGRKSSSGRPVVLIGKDTRISGYMLEAALEAGLSAAGVDSMLAGPMPTPAIAYLTRALRLQAGVVISASHNPFQDNGIKFFSEHGTKLPDAVELEIEEAIDQPMGCVPSDKLGRATRLRDAQGRYIEFCKSTFPNELDLRGLKIVVDSAHGAAYNIAPHVFHELGAEVISIGAQPDGFNINAGFGATAPKALSEAVVANKADLGIALDGDADRLIMVDATGRVYNGDELLYVMVRDRMSTGPVAGAVGTLMTNMALEVAFKQMGIGFARAKVGDRYVLEVMKERGWLFGGEGSGHLLALDKHSTGDGIVSALQVLSALVRGNKSLAECCSELQLFPQTLINKKVSPGFDWTLDSALVAEKEAVERELGDNGRVLIRASGTEPLIRVMVEAKEAAMAESMARRIADKLAA; from the coding sequence ATGGCACGGAAATATTTCGGCACCGACGGTATTCGTGGCCTGGTGGGCACGGCGCCCATTACTCCTGATTTCGTGATGCGTCTCGGCTACGCCGCCGGCACGGTCCTGGCCAAGGGCCGCAAGTCGAGCAGCGGCCGTCCGGTCGTCCTGATCGGCAAGGACACCCGCATCTCGGGCTATATGCTCGAAGCGGCGCTGGAAGCGGGCCTGTCGGCCGCCGGCGTCGACTCAATGCTGGCCGGCCCGATGCCGACCCCGGCCATCGCCTACCTGACCCGCGCGCTGCGCCTGCAGGCCGGCGTCGTGATCTCGGCCTCGCACAATCCTTTCCAGGACAATGGCATCAAGTTCTTCTCGGAACACGGCACCAAATTGCCGGACGCCGTCGAGCTCGAGATCGAGGAAGCGATCGACCAGCCGATGGGCTGCGTCCCGTCCGACAAGCTGGGCCGCGCGACCCGCTTGCGCGACGCCCAGGGCCGCTACATCGAATTCTGCAAGAGCACCTTCCCGAACGAGCTCGACCTGCGCGGCCTGAAGATCGTGGTCGATAGCGCCCACGGCGCCGCCTACAATATCGCGCCGCACGTGTTCCATGAACTCGGCGCCGAAGTCATTTCCATCGGCGCACAGCCAGACGGTTTCAATATCAACGCCGGCTTCGGCGCCACCGCGCCCAAGGCCCTGTCCGAAGCAGTGGTGGCCAACAAGGCCGACCTCGGCATCGCGCTGGACGGCGACGCCGACCGCCTGATCATGGTCGACGCGACGGGACGCGTCTACAACGGCGACGAATTGCTGTATGTGATGGTGCGCGACCGCATGAGCACCGGCCCGGTGGCGGGCGCCGTCGGCACCCTGATGACGAATATGGCGCTCGAAGTGGCGTTCAAGCAGATGGGCATCGGCTTCGCGCGCGCCAAGGTCGGCGACCGCTATGTGCTCGAAGTCATGAAGGAGCGGGGCTGGCTGTTCGGCGGCGAAGGGTCGGGCCACCTGCTGGCGCTGGACAAGCACAGCACTGGCGACGGCATCGTGTCGGCGCTGCAAGTGCTGTCGGCCCTGGTACGCGGCAATAAATCGCTGGCCGAGTGCTGCAGCGAGCTGCAGCTGTTCCCGCAGACCCTGATCAACAAGAAGGTGAGCCCAGGCTTCGACTGGACCCTTGATTCTGCCCTGGTGGCCGAGAAGGAAGCGGTCGAGCGCGAGCTGGGCGACAATGGTCGCGTGTTGATCCGCGCTTCCGGCACCGAGCCCCTGATTCGCGTGATGGTCGAGGCGAAAGAGGCGGCCATGGCCGAAAGCATGGCGCGCCGCATCGCCGACAAGCTGGCTGCCTGA
- the folP gene encoding dihydropteroate synthase, which produces MTKKLQCGHFSFALEGLDATLPVVMGILNITPDSFSDGGRYQGLEFALTHAETMIRDGATMIDIGGESTRPGSPGVPLDEELRRVMPTLYALRTLDVALSVDTCKPEVMREALIAGADMINDINAFRALGAIDAVLDSDCGLCVMHMQATPETMQQAPQYDDVVGEVIGFLRERVAAMTAAGIERDRICVDPGFGFGKTVEHNYALLRGLERMRDELGLPVLAGMSRKSMIGAVTGRPVEQRVAGSIGAALAAVAHGARIVRVHDVAETVDALKVWHAAMHPSTVA; this is translated from the coding sequence ATGACCAAGAAACTGCAATGCGGCCACTTCAGCTTCGCGCTGGAGGGGCTGGACGCGACGCTGCCCGTCGTGATGGGCATCCTCAACATCACCCCGGATTCCTTTTCCGACGGCGGCCGCTACCAGGGCCTGGAATTCGCGCTGACCCATGCCGAAACCATGATCCGCGACGGCGCCACGATGATCGACATCGGCGGCGAATCGACGCGGCCCGGCTCGCCCGGCGTGCCGCTGGACGAAGAGTTGCGGCGCGTGATGCCGACCCTGTACGCGCTGCGCACGCTCGACGTCGCGTTGTCGGTCGACACCTGCAAGCCGGAAGTCATGCGCGAAGCGCTGATCGCCGGCGCCGACATGATCAACGACATCAATGCTTTCCGCGCGCTGGGCGCGATCGACGCCGTGCTGGATAGCGATTGCGGCCTGTGCGTGATGCATATGCAGGCCACGCCCGAGACCATGCAGCAGGCGCCGCAGTATGACGACGTGGTGGGGGAGGTGATCGGTTTCCTGCGCGAGCGCGTCGCCGCGATGACGGCGGCCGGCATCGAGCGCGACCGCATCTGCGTCGATCCGGGCTTTGGCTTCGGCAAGACCGTCGAACATAACTATGCGTTGCTGCGCGGCCTGGAACGCATGCGCGACGAACTGGGCTTGCCGGTGCTGGCCGGGATGTCGCGCAAGTCGATGATCGGCGCCGTCACCGGGCGTCCGGTCGAGCAGCGCGTGGCCGGCAGCATCGGCGCGGCATTGGCTGCGGTAGCGCATGGCGCTAGAATCGTGCGTGTGCATGATGTGGCAGAGACTGTCGACGCCCTCAAGGTGTGGCATGCCGCGATGCATCCATCCACGGTCGCATAA